A part of Ketobacter sp. MCCC 1A13808 genomic DNA contains:
- a CDS encoding lipopolysaccharide biosynthesis protein, translating to MNTSYTKNYGFSAIRRSLRPLLLGKGMRLFVTVAVTVLLARYLEKTEYAVYISLQALITIVGMVSSVGIQQSMLRYIPELRSSGNNHTMYWLLSRGMLARASMVIVVLLLGLPFAFMFGDELGLETWLWVLPWYAGVGVLRLSAFSLSQSLEALLWQKQAQYGMAIGGFARLVGVIAVMKWGVLDLWAVVLIELFSELLSLVVMSTGWYFKRSADAQRAEGNHNWWQENRKRVIKFGLWSGLLNQTRTLYGSAPNRLVAAHFMGSAELALFGFADNLNNIAGRLMPTNMMMSMIRPVFIAHYSEKQDFSQLVGLSNLVYRLNLSLLALPMTLLVVVGEPFLNWLTADKYGAAAYLLAGFLALMLTEGLRTTLELLVQTVEKNQILLSNLIQSGSLLVAIPLFPYLGLWSLIVVNILGTMSANIVVVLLLRKHGYVVHFDYGLALLVAFYSLLSGALGYWCLTVTSSYLLAAVVSVLVYIACMAVKPPLLKKEKEMLTSLARGRLGKT from the coding sequence ATGAATACCTCCTACACCAAAAACTATGGGTTTTCAGCCATCCGTCGTAGTCTCAGGCCGCTGTTATTAGGCAAAGGCATGCGGCTGTTTGTTACTGTAGCCGTCACGGTTCTGCTGGCGCGATACCTGGAGAAAACCGAGTACGCTGTTTATATCTCATTGCAGGCGTTGATCACTATTGTCGGAATGGTTTCATCCGTCGGTATTCAGCAGTCGATGTTGAGATATATTCCGGAGCTGAGGTCCAGCGGCAATAACCATACCATGTATTGGCTCTTGTCCCGGGGCATGCTGGCCAGAGCTTCTATGGTCATCGTCGTTTTGCTCCTGGGGCTTCCCTTTGCCTTTATGTTCGGCGATGAGCTGGGGCTGGAAACCTGGTTATGGGTACTGCCCTGGTATGCCGGGGTCGGTGTTCTGCGGCTGAGTGCATTTTCGCTTTCGCAGTCGTTAGAGGCGCTGCTCTGGCAGAAGCAGGCTCAGTACGGCATGGCCATAGGCGGGTTCGCTCGTCTGGTGGGCGTCATTGCGGTTATGAAATGGGGCGTTTTGGATCTTTGGGCCGTCGTTCTTATTGAGCTGTTTTCCGAACTTTTATCGCTTGTGGTGATGTCGACGGGCTGGTATTTCAAGCGCTCAGCAGATGCTCAAAGAGCTGAGGGAAATCACAATTGGTGGCAAGAAAACCGGAAGCGGGTAATTAAATTCGGTTTATGGAGTGGACTGCTTAACCAAACCCGAACCCTGTACGGCAGCGCACCAAATCGCTTAGTGGCCGCTCATTTTATGGGGAGTGCTGAGTTAGCGCTGTTCGGCTTTGCTGATAATTTGAATAATATTGCCGGACGGTTGATGCCCACCAACATGATGATGAGCATGATTCGGCCGGTGTTCATCGCGCATTATTCCGAAAAGCAGGATTTCAGCCAGTTGGTCGGGTTGTCCAATCTTGTCTACCGATTGAACCTCAGTCTGTTGGCATTACCGATGACGTTGCTAGTGGTGGTCGGCGAGCCGTTTCTGAACTGGCTGACCGCAGACAAATATGGCGCAGCCGCCTACCTGCTGGCCGGCTTTTTGGCGTTGATGTTAACGGAAGGGTTACGTACGACGTTAGAGCTGCTGGTACAGACGGTCGAGAAAAATCAAATTCTGCTCTCAAACTTAATACAGTCGGGTTCGCTGCTGGTAGCGATTCCGCTTTTCCCCTATTTAGGTTTGTGGTCTTTGATCGTGGTCAATATATTGGGCACGATGTCCGCTAATATCGTTGTTGTACTTTTGTTGCGCAAGCATGGTTATGTTGTTCATTTTGACTACGGCTTGGCATTGTTGGTGGCTTTTTATTCTCTTTTGTCCGGCGCACTGGGCTATTGGTGTTTGACTGTGACGAGTTCGTATCTGTTGGCTGCGGTCGTATCCGTTCTGGTATATATTGCCTGCATGGCAGTAAAGCCACCGTTACTGAAAAAAGAGAAAGAGATGCTTACATCATTAGCTCGTGGCCGGTTGGGCAAAACCTGA
- a CDS encoding sulfotransferase family protein — MIFVTGASRSGTTMLSRMLGQHSLINGLKELHCFGELVDPNKLQKHMDKPHAIDLCTQLLARSKRDIWGQANDEDAKEAEQLLQQIGNEPIGAGDVVALALDHIAKSHGKEMACEQTPRNIFYAGALLEYYRHLKIVHIVRDPRDVLASQKNRWKRKRYGGDNIPYSEIIRVWFNYHAYTITKLWVKATNLALQLKQHERVFILRFEDIMSDPEQQIRNLCAFLDVPYESEMLDIEQIGSSHRQNTDQQRGVVKKAVNNWKRTLTPGEVAICERVAATEMQAFSFPVNKDNSLPSFSVAKQIAKYPLHIVGVLLSNPRRAWIQIQAILGKKND, encoded by the coding sequence ATGATTTTCGTGACCGGTGCTTCTCGATCCGGAACCACTATGCTCAGCCGAATGCTGGGCCAACACAGCTTAATCAATGGGCTCAAGGAACTGCATTGCTTCGGGGAGCTGGTCGATCCCAACAAGCTGCAAAAGCACATGGACAAACCGCACGCGATTGATTTGTGCACTCAGTTATTAGCAAGAAGCAAACGCGATATCTGGGGGCAGGCAAACGATGAAGATGCCAAGGAAGCGGAGCAGCTTTTGCAGCAAATTGGCAATGAACCGATTGGGGCCGGAGATGTGGTTGCCTTGGCTCTTGATCATATTGCAAAGAGTCACGGCAAGGAAATGGCCTGTGAACAGACGCCACGCAATATTTTTTATGCCGGTGCTTTATTGGAGTACTATCGCCATCTTAAAATAGTTCATATAGTGCGCGATCCAAGAGACGTTCTTGCATCACAGAAAAACCGCTGGAAGCGCAAGCGTTACGGGGGAGACAACATTCCCTACTCGGAAATAATCAGAGTCTGGTTCAATTACCACGCCTATACCATCACCAAACTTTGGGTGAAAGCAACTAACCTCGCATTGCAACTGAAACAACATGAGCGGGTATTTATCCTTCGTTTCGAAGACATCATGTCCGACCCCGAACAGCAAATCAGAAATCTGTGCGCGTTTTTGGATGTGCCCTACGAAAGCGAAATGCTGGATATTGAGCAGATTGGTTCGTCGCACCGGCAGAATACGGATCAACAACGAGGTGTTGTAAAAAAAGCAGTAAACAATTGGAAAAGGACACTAACTCCAGGAGAAGTGGCCATTTGTGAGCGGGTTGCCGCGACTGAAATGCAGGCTTTTTCTTTCCCTGTTAATAAGGACAATTCGTTGCCGAGTTTTTCTGTTGCGAAGCAAATCGCAAAGTATCCATTGCACATCGTGGGTGTGCTGTTATCAAATCCACGTCGCGCGTGGATACAAATACAAGCAATTTTGGGTAAAAAAAATGACTAG